One Desulfomicrobium macestii genomic window, AGTCACTCTCTATTGACTTCTGGTCCCCGAGCTGTATTTTGGCCTTGCGTGCGGGGAAGAATCGCTTGAGGTACCGAAACGCGAGGGGGAATTCATGACCGAGGAAAAGCGCGAGAAGTCGAAGAAATATCCAGGCGTATATTGGCGCAAAAACCCCGAGAACGGCGAAAAGACCTATTACATTCGCTATCGGCTCGGGGGGCGTGGCTCCAAGGAAATCGAGGAACCCGTGGGAAAGTCTTCAGCCGCCATGACCGAAGCCAAGGCAAGCCAGGCAAGGGCCGCACGCATGGCGGGCCAGTCCCTGCCCAACACAGATCGCAGGACGCTGGAGAAGGCTGCCCAGGAAGAACTGGCTGGCCGCTGGACCGTCCAAAAGATCTGGAATGAATACAATGAAGCACATAAGGACCGGGCCTGCGCCAAGCCGGACGCATCCTATGCAAACCACCTCCTGCCCGAGCTTGGCGAGAAGACCCCTTCCGAAATCGTGACACTGGACCTTGAACGTCTGCGCCGGAATCTGGCCAAGACGAAAAGCCCCAGAACGCGCAAGACCCTGTCCGCTCAGACCCAGAAACACGTCCTGGCCCTGCTCAAGCGCATGCTCAGGTGGGCGGCGGACATGGGACATATTGACCCGCCAGTGCACCTCAAGTTCCGCATGCCGACCGTGGACAACGAAAAGACCGA contains:
- a CDS encoding tyrosine-type recombinase/integrase, whose product is MTEEKREKSKKYPGVYWRKNPENGEKTYYIRYRLGGRGSKEIEEPVGKSSAAMTEAKASQARAARMAGQSLPNTDRRTLEKAAQEELAGRWTVQKIWNEYNEAHKDRACAKPDASYANHLLPELGEKTPSEIVTLDLERLRRNLAKTKSPRTRKTLSAQTQKHVLALLKRMLRWAADMGHIDPPVHLKFRMPTVDNEKTEFMTEDQLSAYLKALDEESSQHCAAFFRIALLTGIRRTALLNVMWSDVDLENGFLTLRGATAKNEKTQTIPLSPGAVEVLKGIVRTNSPYIWPGQNGGAREDMRRMGRRLRDKAGLPADFRPVHGLRHHFASHLASSGASLYEVGTLLTHGDLSVTKRYAHLSDHALRRAASLADDMVKVKKKATVSKINGEK